GCCATCCTCGGCGTGGGCGGGGTCAGCTCGGCCAACGCCGCGCTCAAGGCGGGACAGGTGGACGGCTTCATGGGAGGCGAGCCCTCGGGCGCCGTCGCCGTGTACCAGCTCAAACTGGCGCGGTACTTCCTCGACCCCCGCCTCGGCCAGGGGCCGAAGTTTCTCCAGTTCATGACCTTCCCCACGCTCCAGGCCAGCGACAAGTGGATCGCGGCCAACCCACAGCTGGCCGAGCGCCTCGTGCGGGCCGTCGTCAAGACCCTCAAGCGCATGCGCGAGGACCCGGAGTCGGCCGTCGCCGTCGGCCAGAAGATCTTTCCCACGATGGACGTTGCGGTCATTCGCTCCATCATCGCTATCGAGAAGAACACGTACTACCCGGCCATCACCGAAGAGGCGATGCGCACGTTGAACCAGTTCCAGAAGCAGACGGGCGCGGTCAAGGGCGACGTCGCCTACGACAAGGTCGTGGCGACCCAGTTCAAGCACCTCTGGGACCAGTAGCCGACAGGACCGTGCCGCCGAAGGTCTCCGTCTCAGGCCTCAGCATCTCGTTCGGCGCCACGCGCGCGCTCGACCGCGTCAGCCTGACTGTCAGCGACGGCGAGTTCGTGTCCATCGTCGGCCCCTCGGGCTGCGGCAAGTCCACCATGCTCAACGTCATCGCGGGGCTCCTGGCGCCCTCCGAGGGCGGCACCAGCGTGGCGGGACTTGAGGGCAACGGCGCCGGCTCGCGCATCGGCTACATGTTCCAGAAGGACACGCTCCTGCCGTGGGCGACCGCCCTCGACAACATCTGCCTGCCCATGGACGTCAAGGGCGCCCGCGACTGGCACAAGGCGCGCGCGCTCATGCAGCTCGTGGACCTGACGGGCTTCGAGGCGCACTACCCTCGCCAGCTCTCGGGCGGTATGCGCAAGCGCGTCCAGCTGGCGCGCCTCTTGGCACAAGACCCGGAGGTGCTTTTGATGGACGAGCCCTTCGGCGCGCTCGACGCCCAGACCCGGCTCATCATCCAGGAGGAGTTCCTCAAGATCTGGGAGCGTCAGCGCAAGACCGTGCTCTTCGTCACCCACGATCTCCAGGAGGCCATCGCGCTGAGCGACAGGGTCGTGCTCATCAGCGCGCGGCCCGGCCGCGTCAAGGCGACGTACGCGGTGAACCTGCCGCGCCCGCGCCGGGTGGACGAGGTGATGGCGCACCCGCGTTTCACGGCGCTCTTCCAGGAGATCTGGGCCTCGCTCAAGCAGGAGGTGCTGGCTGCGCGGGAGAGGCCGACATGATGGCAGCGGGATCGCGATCGGAGCGGTGGATCCTCCGCCTGCTCGTGCTGGTGCTGGTCGTCCTGGCGTGGGAAGGGCTCTGCCGCGTCGGCTGGGCGAGCGAGTTCTGGGTCAGCCGGCCGTTCCTGATCGTCGAGCGGCTCTGGGAGGCCGTGCGGTCCTCGGTCCTCTGGTTCCACATGGGCGTGACCGTGATCGAGACCGTCTCGGGCTTCCTCTTGGGCGCGCTCGCGGGAACGATCGCGGGCTTCGCGCTCGCGCGCTGGCGCAGGGCTCACGTCGCCCTGGAACCGTACTTGATGGGGATCTACTCGCTCCCCCGCGTGGCGCTGGCGCCGCTTTTCATCATGTGGTTCGGCATCGGCATCCCATCCAAGATCATGCTCGCGATCTCGATCGTCTTCTTCATCCTGCTGATCAACACGTACGTCGGCGTCCAGAACGTGGACCGCGACCTCGTCAACGCGGTCAAGACCATGGGCGCGTCGCCGCGCTTCGTCACCCGGCACGTGGTCCTGCCGTCCTGCATCCCGTGGATCTTCTCCGGGCTGCGCATCTCCATGGCGCTGGCGCTGACGGCCTCCGTCGTGGGCGAGATGCTGGCCGCGCAGTACGGCCTGGGCTTCATGCTGGCGCGCGCCTCGGGCACGTTTGACACGACGGGCATCTTCATGGTGCTGTTCGTGCTCGCGCTGCTCGCCATCGGCACCTACAACCTGATGGCCCGGCTCGAAAAACGCCTGCTCCACTGGCAGGGCGAAACCGCGCAGATCTGAGTCTGAAAAGGAGCACGTCATGGCCCGCGTGAAACTGGTCCCGACCGAACGCCTTGATCCCGCGCTCCGCGATCTCACGGAGCAGGCGCTGCGCCACCAGCAGAACCCGGCGATCTTCCACGCCATGGGCAACCTGCCCGAGGCCTTCAAGGCCTACTGGAATTTCTACGCGCCGCTGAGGC
The DNA window shown above is from Candidatus Methylomirabilota bacterium and carries:
- a CDS encoding ABC transporter permease, producing the protein MMAAGSRSERWILRLLVLVLVVLAWEGLCRVGWASEFWVSRPFLIVERLWEAVRSSVLWFHMGVTVIETVSGFLLGALAGTIAGFALARWRRAHVALEPYLMGIYSLPRVALAPLFIMWFGIGIPSKIMLAISIVFFILLINTYVGVQNVDRDLVNAVKTMGASPRFVTRHVVLPSCIPWIFSGLRISMALALTASVVGEMLAAQYGLGFMLARASGTFDTTGIFMVLFVLALLAIGTYNLMARLEKRLLHWQGETAQI
- a CDS encoding ABC transporter substrate-binding protein; amino-acid sequence: MRLPLALVAVLACAVTAPAAHAQQTVKVGTTPSFIFLPIYAAEQLGYLKAEGITAQFVDFEGGAEVTTAMVGGSIELGGTMAERPLILAEKGFGAKNLVALENKNPLFLVLRKDHPAKTVKDLKGTRLGMTRAGSGTDLSLRALLQDAGLEPDKDVAILGVGGVSSANAALKAGQVDGFMGGEPSGAVAVYQLKLARYFLDPRLGQGPKFLQFMTFPTLQASDKWIAANPQLAERLVRAVVKTLKRMREDPESAVAVGQKIFPTMDVAVIRSIIAIEKNTYYPAITEEAMRTLNQFQKQTGAVKGDVAYDKVVATQFKHLWDQ
- a CDS encoding ABC transporter ATP-binding protein, whose protein sequence is MPPKVSVSGLSISFGATRALDRVSLTVSDGEFVSIVGPSGCGKSTMLNVIAGLLAPSEGGTSVAGLEGNGAGSRIGYMFQKDTLLPWATALDNICLPMDVKGARDWHKARALMQLVDLTGFEAHYPRQLSGGMRKRVQLARLLAQDPEVLLMDEPFGALDAQTRLIIQEEFLKIWERQRKTVLFVTHDLQEAIALSDRVVLISARPGRVKATYAVNLPRPRRVDEVMAHPRFTALFQEIWASLKQEVLAARERPT